The stretch of DNA TTCCGGTGGTCCTCCCGCAGGACAAGAACGCCACCCTCGGCAAGGTCCGCACCCACCTGCGCGACGCCAGCGCCCGCTGGCGCACCAACATGGGAGCTGGCGCAGAGCCGGTCGTCACCATGATCAGTTCTTTGTGGATCAGCCAGACCGACCGCCACGCCGGACAGGCCGAGCTCGAGCGCATCGACCAGCAGGCCGCTGAGCAGGCGGTGCACTTGGCCACCACGCTGGTGCAGTGGTTCGCTGCCGGCCACGTCCAGCGCGTGCCATGACGACTTCCGCATCGTCACCGGCGGCCGCGGTGCAGGTGCTGTTCTTCTCAGCACCCGCACCAGCACCGGCGTTCGTCGGCCACAACTCGGTGGCAGCACCAGCGCCGCAGCGCCCAGCATCGGCGGCCTCCGGCGCAGCGCTGCTCGAGCCGGGCTCACCGCTGGCCCAGGTGCTGGCTGGGTTCTTGCTGGCCTACTCCGGCGCCACCCGCACCGCCTACGCCTCAGATCTGCGCCACTTCCTCACCTGGACCGCAGCTCGCGCTCCCGGTATCGACCCGCTGGGTGTCGCCCGGGCCCACCTCGACGCCTACGCCGCTGACCTGGCTGCCACGGGGTTGGCGCCGGCGACCACCGCCCGGCGCCTAGCAGCGCTGGCCGGGTTCTACGCCTACGCCGTCGATGAGGGCCACCTGCAGCGATCCCCTGCCGCCCGAGTGCGCCGACCGAAGGTCGGTGAGCACACCACCTCCACCGGGCTGGACCGCGCCGAGCTGTCCGCACTGGTCGCCGCCGCTGAAGCGGACGGACCACGCTCGCTGGTGGTGGTGCTCCTGCTGGGCCTGAACGGGCTGCGGGTCTCTGAGGTCGCCGGCGCCCGCGCCGAGCACCTGGGCACCGAGCGCGGCCACCGCGTGCTGGCCATCACCCGCAAGGGCGGGCGCACCGCCCGCGTGCCCCTGGCTCCCCGCACCGCCACCGCCGTGGAGACCTACCTGGCCGGGCGCACCAGCGGCCCGCTACTGGTCACCCGCACCGGGGCGGGCGTGGACCGGCACGCCATCTGGCGCTTGCTGCGGCGCCTGGCCCGCGACGCGGTGCCGGCCAAGGCGGCCTCGATCCACCCTCACGACCTGCGGCACGCCTTCGTCACCCTGTCCTTGGACGCCGGCGCCTCCCTACGCGATGTCCAGGACGCGGCCGGGCACGCCGACCCCCGCACAACGCGCCGCTACGACCGGGCGCGTCACCACCTGGACCGCCACCCCACCTAC from Quadrisphaera setariae encodes:
- a CDS encoding tyrosine-type recombinase/integrase yields the protein MTTSASSPAAAVQVLFFSAPAPAPAFVGHNSVAAPAPQRPASAASGAALLEPGSPLAQVLAGFLLAYSGATRTAYASDLRHFLTWTAARAPGIDPLGVARAHLDAYAADLAATGLAPATTARRLAALAGFYAYAVDEGHLQRSPAARVRRPKVGEHTTSTGLDRAELSALVAAAEADGPRSLVVVLLLGLNGLRVSEVAGARAEHLGTERGHRVLAITRKGGRTARVPLAPRTATAVETYLAGRTSGPLLVTRTGAGVDRHAIWRLLRRLARDAVPAKAASIHPHDLRHAFVTLSLDAGASLRDVQDAAGHADPRTTRRYDRARHHLDRHPTYALAGLLS